The following proteins come from a genomic window of Pseudomonas sp. WJP1:
- a CDS encoding winged helix-turn-helix domain-containing tetratricopeptide repeat protein — MPFAFEDYVLDQERRELTLRGQVVAVGPQVFDLLLLFVSHPERVVSKDDLLEAVWSGRIVSESTITSHINAVRKAIGDSGEEQRLVRTVARKGYRFVGQVRVDPGDQARPPDTEQPAVLKPAPALVLPDKPSITVLPFHNLSGDPAQEYFADGVVEDIIAALSRIRWLFVIARNSSFTYKGQAVDAMGVGQALGVRYVLEGSVRKSANKVRITGQLIDATSGAHIWAERFEGLLDNIFELQDQIAESVVGAIAPQLERAEIERAKRKPTESLDAYDYYLRAMAKLHSGSREAIAQALPMFYTAIELDAEFASAYGMAAWCHFWRKLNGWMGDRPAEIAEGIRLARLAISLGRDDAVALTRGGHALSHLAGEVDAGIALLDRARLLNPNLAPAWYLGGILRALHGETDAAIKDLNHALRLSPLDPEMFRMQVGMALAHFFAGHFDAAADWAEKALGNLPSLLPSAVLVAASHALGGRMDKAQLAMQRLHELDPSLRVSNLKNWLPIQRPEDFARLADGLRLAGLPE, encoded by the coding sequence TTGCCATTCGCGTTCGAAGACTACGTGCTCGATCAGGAGCGTCGGGAGCTGACCTTGCGCGGGCAGGTGGTGGCCGTCGGCCCCCAGGTCTTCGATCTGTTGCTGCTGTTCGTCAGCCATCCCGAGCGCGTGGTCAGCAAGGACGACTTGCTCGAGGCAGTGTGGAGCGGCCGGATCGTCTCGGAATCGACGATCACCAGCCACATCAATGCAGTGCGCAAGGCCATCGGTGACAGCGGCGAAGAACAGCGCCTGGTGCGCACGGTCGCCCGCAAGGGTTACCGTTTCGTCGGGCAGGTCAGGGTCGACCCTGGCGACCAGGCGCGGCCGCCTGACACCGAGCAACCCGCTGTCCTGAAGCCTGCGCCAGCCCTTGTCCTGCCGGACAAACCCTCGATCACTGTCCTGCCCTTCCACAACCTGAGCGGCGATCCCGCGCAGGAATACTTCGCCGACGGCGTGGTGGAGGACATCATCGCTGCGCTGTCGCGGATCCGCTGGCTGTTCGTCATCGCGCGCAATTCGAGCTTCACCTACAAGGGCCAGGCGGTGGATGCCATGGGTGTCGGCCAGGCACTGGGCGTGCGCTACGTGCTCGAAGGCAGCGTGCGCAAATCGGCGAACAAGGTGCGCATCACCGGGCAACTCATTGACGCCACGAGCGGCGCGCATATCTGGGCGGAGCGATTCGAAGGCCTGCTCGACAATATCTTCGAGCTGCAGGACCAGATCGCCGAAAGCGTCGTCGGGGCCATCGCGCCGCAACTGGAACGGGCAGAGATCGAACGCGCCAAACGCAAGCCGACGGAAAGCCTGGACGCCTACGACTACTACCTGCGCGCCATGGCCAAGCTGCACAGCGGCAGCCGGGAAGCCATCGCGCAGGCGCTACCGATGTTCTACACGGCCATCGAACTCGATGCGGAATTTGCTTCGGCCTACGGCATGGCTGCCTGGTGCCACTTCTGGCGCAAACTCAACGGCTGGATGGGCGATCGCCCGGCCGAGATCGCCGAGGGCATACGGCTGGCGCGCCTGGCGATATCGCTCGGGCGCGATGATGCCGTCGCGTTGACCCGGGGCGGACATGCACTGAGCCACCTGGCCGGCGAAGTCGACGCTGGCATTGCGTTGCTCGACAGGGCGCGCCTGCTCAATCCCAATCTCGCCCCCGCCTGGTACCTAGGCGGCATCCTGCGCGCACTGCACGGCGAAACCGATGCCGCGATCAAGGACTTGAACCACGCCCTTCGATTGAGTCCGCTGGACCCGGAAATGTTCAGGATGCAGGTCGGCATGGCGCTGGCGCACTTCTTTGCCGGGCACTTCGATGCGGCCGCAGACTGGGCGGAAAAAGCCCTGGGCAACTTGCCCAGCCTGCTACCCTCGGCAGTCCTGGTGGCGGCCAGTCATGCCCTGGGCGGACGCATGGACAAGGCGCAACTGGCGATGCAACGCCTGCACGAACTCGACCCCTCGTTGCGCGTCTCCAACCTCAAGAACTGGCTGCCAATCCAGCGGCCCGAAGATTTCGCCCGGCTCGCCGATGGCCTGCGGCTGGCCGGGTTGCCGGAGTAA
- a CDS encoding tryptophan 2,3-dioxygenase, whose translation MNSPSEPASLEPTGTPAGQTPYSAWMQTDVLHSLQNPVSDHPGEHAWIAHVQVSELYWMLIVKELQTAQRQLRANNLGLAWRTLLRVVAHQEVLAANWRSIDWMTPNDLMAILSRAAATYGKDTALQGWTYRHMVYLLGIKQAEHLEHFTVQPERLAQLQQALVEPSLYDDLLAYFSRIGMAVPKAVLERDLSAPYVPSPAVEQLWRDIYAGPDINLQLQQIGETLADIAEGFSDWKYRHLMATRRTFGARPAYFGTEGVAWLVPTLDEIPFPELWSARTFIGNPPSGCPHMAKHKN comes from the coding sequence ATGAACAGTCCTAGCGAACCCGCGAGCCTCGAACCAACCGGCACACCCGCCGGTCAAACCCCCTACAGCGCCTGGATGCAGACCGACGTGCTGCACTCGCTGCAGAATCCGGTCAGCGACCACCCTGGCGAACACGCCTGGATCGCCCATGTGCAAGTGTCCGAGCTCTACTGGATGCTCATCGTCAAGGAACTGCAAACGGCGCAACGCCAGCTGCGGGCAAACAACCTTGGCCTGGCCTGGCGCACGCTCCTGCGCGTAGTCGCCCATCAAGAGGTGCTGGCGGCCAATTGGCGCTCGATCGACTGGATGACACCGAACGACCTGATGGCGATCCTGTCCCGTGCCGCGGCGACCTACGGCAAGGACACCGCGCTGCAGGGCTGGACCTATCGGCATATGGTTTATCTGCTGGGAATCAAGCAGGCCGAACACCTTGAACACTTCACTGTGCAGCCTGAGCGCCTGGCACAGTTGCAGCAGGCCCTGGTTGAACCGAGCCTCTACGACGACCTGCTGGCCTATTTCAGCCGCATCGGCATGGCGGTGCCCAAGGCAGTGCTCGAACGCGACCTGAGTGCGCCCTACGTCCCGAGCCCGGCCGTCGAGCAGCTCTGGCGCGACATCTACGCAGGCCCGGACATCAACCTCCAGTTGCAGCAGATCGGCGAAACCCTCGCCGACATCGCCGAAGGCTTCAGCGACTGGAAGTACCGCCACCTGATGGCCACCCGCCGAACTTTCGGCGCCCGCCCAGCCTATTTCGGCACCGAAGGCGTCGCCTGGCTGGTGCCCACCCTGGACGAAATCCCGTTCCCGGAGTTGTGGTCGGCGCGGACCTTCATCGGCAACCCACCGTCGGGCTGCCCGCATATGGCCAAGCATAAGAACTGA
- a CDS encoding glutathione S-transferase family protein produces the protein MRLYDSRMSGNCWKVRILLNQLGQPYERITLDLAKGDAQTPEFQQISRFSRVPALQLDDGRSIVESGAILLYLAQGSRYLPDDPWLRAQIVGWLSFEQGDLQKPLAQCRVYHLKGLAGQMAPQIEQLHGEGYLALEKLEHWLTTHSWLVGDDYTVADLGVSIYVSLASVGGFDMQRFPAIGRWIAQVKSQPGWVELLPNG, from the coding sequence ATGCGACTCTATGACAGCCGAATGTCGGGCAATTGCTGGAAGGTACGCATTCTGCTCAATCAGCTGGGCCAGCCTTACGAGCGGATCACCCTGGACCTGGCCAAAGGCGATGCGCAAACCCCCGAATTCCAGCAGATCAGCCGCTTCTCCCGAGTCCCCGCACTGCAACTCGATGATGGCCGGTCCATTGTCGAATCCGGCGCTATCCTGCTGTACCTGGCGCAAGGCAGTCGCTACCTGCCAGACGATCCCTGGCTGCGCGCGCAAATAGTTGGTTGGCTGTCGTTTGAACAAGGCGATCTGCAAAAACCACTGGCGCAGTGCCGCGTCTACCATTTGAAAGGTCTGGCCGGGCAAATGGCCCCGCAGATCGAGCAATTGCATGGCGAGGGTTACCTGGCGCTGGAAAAACTCGAACACTGGCTCACCACTCACAGCTGGCTGGTCGGCGACGATTACACCGTGGCCGACCTGGGGGTCTCGATCTACGTTTCACTGGCGAGTGTCGGCGGCTTCGACATGCAGCGTTTCCCCGCCATTGGACGATGGATCGCGCAAGTCAAAAGCCAGCCAGGGTGGGTCGAATTATTGCCGAACGGTTGA
- a CDS encoding cupin domain-containing protein, translating to MFSRFVLAAVFAALTVSAVSAAEPPAGKVTVVFDRPIPNIPGKSMKGVVVEYGPGAASPAHTHPQTAFIYATVLEGAFRIKIKGQPEKIYKVGENFVEEPGSVHEVSANASSTEPARLLAVFVLDTDKTPLVTPLEK from the coding sequence ATGTTTAGCCGATTTGTATTGGCCGCGGTTTTCGCAGCGCTGACGGTCAGCGCCGTGTCGGCCGCCGAGCCACCCGCCGGCAAGGTGACGGTGGTGTTCGACCGGCCCATTCCCAACATCCCTGGCAAGAGCATGAAGGGCGTGGTCGTCGAGTACGGGCCGGGCGCCGCCTCGCCGGCCCACACCCACCCGCAAACCGCCTTCATCTATGCAACGGTTCTGGAAGGTGCGTTTCGCATCAAAATCAAAGGCCAGCCGGAAAAGATCTACAAGGTCGGCGAAAACTTCGTAGAGGAGCCGGGCTCCGTGCACGAAGTCAGCGCCAACGCCAGCAGCACCGAACCTGCGCGCCTGTTGGCGGTGTTCGTCCTCGACACCGATAAAACGCCCCTGGTGACACCCCTTGAAAAGTGA
- a CDS encoding ring-cleaving dioxygenase gives MKLLGQSLIKKTVLLDGDEPIYHLYYGNAQGDAGTLVTSFPFRQRGVKARPGSGQIRVINYSVPKHSLDFWRARFKAFGVPFDEETVTRFGETRQRFLHPCGIEFDLVASDRDNRPACVADDIPEAFAIRGVHSITLSLREVAESIIFMKDALEFRYAGQHGPYHRFETASGAPGTVVEFQHEPDRLQGSSIYGEGTIHHVAFAVDNVEQQMALKDKLMSMGHIDTSESVNRNYFRSMYFKMPGGVMFEAATTDIGFTIDEAADELGAEFQTPSWLSERKDELLSRLEPIAI, from the coding sequence GTGAAGCTGCTGGGACAGAGCCTGATCAAGAAGACGGTACTGCTTGACGGTGACGAACCGATTTATCACCTGTACTACGGCAACGCCCAAGGGGATGCCGGCACGCTGGTCACCTCGTTCCCGTTCCGCCAACGGGGTGTCAAAGCCCGTCCGGGATCCGGCCAGATCCGGGTGATCAACTACTCCGTACCCAAGCACTCCCTGGACTTCTGGCGAGCGCGGTTCAAAGCCTTCGGCGTGCCGTTCGACGAGGAAACGGTCACGCGTTTCGGTGAGACCCGCCAACGGTTCCTGCATCCGTGCGGCATCGAATTCGACCTGGTCGCCTCCGACCGGGACAACCGTCCTGCGTGCGTCGCCGATGACATCCCCGAAGCGTTCGCCATCCGTGGGGTACACAGCATCACCCTGTCACTGCGCGAGGTCGCCGAGTCGATCATCTTCATGAAAGACGCGCTCGAGTTCCGTTACGCCGGGCAGCATGGCCCCTATCACCGTTTTGAAACCGCCAGCGGCGCGCCTGGCACCGTCGTCGAGTTCCAGCATGAGCCCGACCGCCTGCAAGGTTCGTCCATCTACGGGGAGGGCACGATCCACCATGTGGCCTTCGCGGTGGACAACGTCGAACAGCAGATGGCGCTCAAGGACAAACTGATGTCGATGGGGCATATCGATACTTCCGAATCGGTGAACCGCAACTACTTCCGTTCGATGTATTTCAAGATGCCTGGCGGTGTGATGTTCGAAGCGGCGACCACCGATATCGGTTTTACCATCGATGAGGCGGCGGACGAATTGGGCGCCGAATTCCAGACGCCGTCCTGGTTGAGCGAACGCAAGGACGAACTGCTCAGCCGGCTCGAGCCGATCGCCATCTGA
- a CDS encoding SphA family protein, protein MNRQALFIPISFTFMSLFCNLGHASERGASPYAMGAETYMAGAMPPPGLYGQLFVSHYEADALRGNGGEQLPVDFDLRANSIASRLIWVTEQQILGGQLGFHVIAPLVDLRVSVNGQSQSNRGLGDMILAPALGYHYSDKMHAIFAVDTIAPTGKYDRDDLANIGCNYWVLQPVIALAYVDPDGLNVDVKTMYDFNFNNPATDYRSGQALHMDYSAGWGLGNGWVVGVGGYTLWQTTDDRQDGERLPDNKSRSLAIGPSIKYTNKNGWFLTAKWQDETRVRNRPDGSAYWLKLSVAF, encoded by the coding sequence ATGAATCGACAAGCGTTGTTCATCCCGATCAGTTTCACGTTCATGAGCCTGTTCTGTAACCTGGGCCATGCCAGCGAGAGAGGTGCCTCACCCTACGCGATGGGGGCCGAAACCTACATGGCGGGGGCAATGCCACCTCCGGGATTGTATGGCCAGCTGTTCGTCAGCCATTACGAAGCCGACGCCCTGCGCGGCAATGGTGGCGAGCAGTTGCCGGTGGATTTCGATCTGCGGGCCAACAGCATCGCCAGCCGCCTGATCTGGGTCACGGAGCAGCAAATTCTTGGCGGGCAGCTGGGTTTCCACGTCATTGCACCGCTGGTGGATCTCAGGGTCAGTGTCAACGGTCAATCGCAAAGTAACCGCGGTCTGGGCGACATGATCCTTGCGCCCGCTCTGGGCTACCACTACAGCGACAAAATGCACGCGATCTTCGCTGTCGATACCATCGCGCCCACGGGTAAATACGATCGCGATGACCTGGCCAACATTGGCTGCAACTACTGGGTGCTGCAGCCTGTTATTGCCTTGGCATACGTCGATCCGGACGGTCTCAATGTCGACGTGAAAACCATGTACGACTTCAACTTCAATAACCCCGCCACCGACTACCGCTCCGGTCAGGCCCTGCACATGGATTACTCCGCAGGTTGGGGGCTGGGTAACGGTTGGGTGGTGGGCGTGGGGGGGTACACCCTGTGGCAAACCACCGATGACCGTCAGGACGGCGAACGGCTGCCGGACAACAAGAGCCGCAGCCTGGCCATTGGCCCTTCAATCAAGTACACCAATAAGAACGGCTGGTTCCTGACCGCCAAATGGCAAGACGAAACCCGGGTACGCAACCGCCCCGATGGCAGTGCGTACTGGCTCAAGCTGAGCGTAGCGTTTTAG
- a CDS encoding LysR substrate-binding domain-containing protein encodes MLDLKDVFYFVQVVDRGGFTAAGNSLRLPKSTLSHRVQELETYLGVRLLNRTSRQFGMTDIGIEFYQYAIAMLNSADVAEEAVRQRLSEPSGVVRITTAVEIAQFALRDLLPIFLTRYPKVQIVEISTDRLVDIVGEGFDLAIRGHISPLQDSSLVQRAIASVPWFLFAGAQYLEKAGTPATPEELAQHASISIVRGGPVQWQLRGPSGQETTVPLTPRFQSNDMISTKEAACANLGIAALPGYICKEELKNGTLRRVLPGWMVADARMTALMPHRTGLLPAVRALLDFLAAEIPRLTTFDEA; translated from the coding sequence ATGCTGGATCTGAAAGATGTCTTTTACTTCGTTCAAGTGGTCGATCGCGGTGGCTTCACCGCCGCCGGCAACAGTCTGCGACTGCCCAAATCGACCCTGAGCCATCGGGTCCAGGAACTGGAAACCTATCTGGGGGTTCGGCTGCTCAACCGCACGTCGCGCCAGTTCGGCATGACCGATATCGGCATCGAGTTCTACCAATACGCCATCGCCATGCTCAACAGTGCGGACGTGGCCGAGGAGGCGGTGCGGCAACGACTGTCTGAACCCAGCGGTGTGGTGCGCATCACTACGGCGGTGGAAATCGCCCAGTTCGCCTTGCGCGACCTGCTGCCGATTTTCCTCACGCGTTACCCTAAAGTGCAGATTGTGGAAATTTCCACCGACCGCCTGGTGGACATTGTCGGCGAAGGTTTTGACCTGGCGATCAGGGGGCACATCAGCCCGTTGCAGGATTCTTCCCTGGTTCAACGCGCGATTGCCAGCGTGCCGTGGTTCCTGTTCGCCGGGGCGCAATACCTGGAAAAAGCCGGCACACCGGCCACCCCGGAGGAGCTGGCGCAACATGCGTCGATTTCCATTGTGCGAGGAGGGCCGGTGCAGTGGCAGTTGCGGGGCCCGTCCGGTCAGGAAACCACCGTGCCGCTGACGCCGAGATTCCAGAGCAACGACATGATTTCCACCAAGGAAGCCGCGTGTGCCAACCTCGGAATTGCCGCCTTGCCAGGTTACATCTGCAAGGAGGAGCTCAAGAACGGCACCTTGCGGCGGGTATTGCCGGGCTGGATGGTCGCGGATGCGCGCATGACCGCGTTGATGCCCCATCGGACCGGGCTGTTGCCTGCGGTGCGCGCGCTGCTGGATTTTCTCGCTGCCGAGATACCCAGGTTGACGACCTTCGACGAAGCGTAG
- a CDS encoding iron-containing alcohol dehydrogenase, producing MNQLTCLPQDSVIWGENILATAVSRFAEYGIECPITFTVTPLTQLNDTCLQPHIKQGVGVFTELPAHVPDVTVEKGLQACLRLGAKSIIALGGGSVLDAAKAVSYRHHQQTGHFLPIAALPTTLSGSEFSHYFGITETAGPEKFKRSYAIRETTPKVVVIDPVLLLDTPRALLLSSAIKGMDHAVEGMRKVRTDHPHAIMSASGLQRFFNVLERWPEKLETRRAIDHGLVTRHDLLQLQLAAWQCYFSPASVIYGLSHRIGHILGGTFGLPHSATSCITLAPVIRACADYYGAKLDILSPAPRGLAAGQLAERIANLVVSLGLPSRISCFDIDKSQLAKVAELLKTHYPNEVDDLGGNASAKLDLLLERLW from the coding sequence ATGAATCAACTAACTTGCCTGCCACAGGACTCCGTCATTTGGGGCGAAAACATCCTGGCGACAGCCGTTTCCCGTTTTGCCGAGTATGGCATCGAGTGCCCGATCACATTCACGGTCACGCCGCTTACCCAGTTGAACGACACCTGCCTGCAACCGCACATCAAACAAGGGGTGGGGGTTTTTACCGAACTGCCTGCGCATGTGCCGGATGTCACGGTTGAGAAAGGCCTGCAGGCCTGCCTTCGTCTCGGAGCCAAGTCGATCATTGCCCTCGGTGGCGGATCGGTGCTCGACGCCGCCAAGGCGGTGTCGTATCGGCACCACCAGCAAACCGGCCATTTCCTGCCCATCGCGGCACTGCCAACCACCCTGTCCGGCTCCGAGTTTTCGCACTATTTCGGCATTACCGAAACCGCTGGCCCGGAGAAATTCAAACGCAGCTACGCCATTCGCGAAACGACCCCGAAAGTGGTGGTGATCGACCCCGTACTGTTGCTCGATACTCCCCGCGCGCTGTTGCTGTCCTCAGCGATCAAGGGCATGGACCATGCGGTGGAAGGCATGCGCAAGGTGCGTACCGACCACCCCCACGCGATCATGTCCGCCAGCGGGTTGCAGCGCTTCTTCAACGTCCTTGAACGGTGGCCGGAAAAGCTCGAGACCCGCCGCGCCATTGACCACGGATTGGTCACCCGCCACGACCTGCTGCAACTGCAACTGGCCGCCTGGCAGTGTTACTTCTCGCCGGCATCGGTGATTTACGGGCTGAGCCACCGCATCGGGCATATCCTGGGCGGCACTTTCGGCCTGCCCCACAGCGCGACTTCGTGCATCACCCTGGCCCCGGTGATTCGTGCGTGTGCCGATTATTACGGAGCAAAGCTCGATATCCTGTCGCCAGCGCCCCGGGGGCTAGCCGCCGGGCAACTGGCTGAGCGGATCGCCAACCTGGTGGTCAGCCTGGGCCTGCCCAGTCGCATCAGCTGCTTCGACATCGATAAGTCGCAATTGGCCAAAGTCGCCGAGCTGTTGAAAACCCATTATCCGAATGAGGTCGACGATCTGGGGGGGAATGCCTCGGCCAAACTTGACCTGCTGCTGGAGCGGCTTTGGTGA
- a CDS encoding SDR family oxidoreductase translates to MKIVVIGGSGLIGSKLVKTLGERGHEALAASPSTGVNSVTREGLAEAMDGADVVVDVANAPSWEDQAVLDFFETSSRNLLAAEAAAGVRHHVALSIVGTERLPENGYFRAKVAQENLIKASGIPYTLLRATQFFEFVGGIVQSFAVGEEIRVSPALIQPIASDDVVAALADVVLAAPVNGTVEVAGPEAMPTDDLARRFMQATQDHRKVVPDVNARYFGSVLDDRSLTAGKDARLGAIRFEDWLAQSTNR, encoded by the coding sequence ATGAAGATCGTCGTCATCGGAGGCTCCGGCCTCATCGGATCGAAGCTTGTGAAAACCCTTGGCGAGCGCGGCCATGAGGCGCTCGCCGCCAGCCCGAGCACGGGAGTGAACAGCGTCACCCGCGAAGGCCTGGCCGAAGCGATGGATGGCGCCGATGTGGTGGTCGACGTCGCGAACGCGCCGTCCTGGGAAGACCAGGCCGTGCTGGATTTCTTCGAAACCTCGAGCCGCAACCTGCTGGCCGCCGAAGCCGCGGCCGGGGTTCGCCATCACGTGGCCCTGTCGATCGTCGGCACTGAACGCCTGCCGGAGAACGGCTACTTCCGGGCCAAGGTCGCCCAGGAAAACCTCATCAAGGCCTCCGGCATTCCCTACACCCTGCTGCGCGCCACGCAGTTCTTCGAATTCGTCGGCGGCATCGTCCAGTCGTTCGCCGTCGGCGAGGAGATTCGCGTTTCGCCGGCGCTGATCCAGCCCATCGCCTCCGACGACGTGGTGGCGGCGCTGGCCGATGTGGTGCTGGCAGCGCCGGTCAATGGCACGGTCGAAGTCGCAGGACCCGAGGCCATGCCGACCGACGACCTGGCCAGGCGCTTCATGCAGGCAACCCAGGACCACCGCAAGGTCGTGCCGGACGTCAACGCGCGCTATTTCGGCTCGGTGCTCGACGATCGATCGCTGACCGCCGGCAAGGACGCACGCCTGGGCGCGATCCGCTTCGAAGACTGGCTCGCCCAGTCGACGAACCGCTAA
- a CDS encoding amidase, with translation MSARIAGLPEALQALASGRISASALTRQALDIAQAGQSTLNAFANIAHDSALQAAAYSDRRYAAGCPRPLEGLPIGIKDLIDTQGLETRYGSAAYRGHVPSAHAQVVQSLVGQGAIIIGKTTTHEFAWGVTTASREFGNTLNPLDTRCIPGGSSGGAAAAIACGAIAAGLGTDTGGSVRIPAALCGVTGFKPTYGRFPTEGIFPLAPSLDHPGLLGAGVADVVLLARALGIALPDATSSVMPRFGVIRQIDPVPLSTEVAEAFERAVSSLARVHECVEVDSAGLFDGAFQAFANIVLTEGAVTHFSRHDWDFINHHYGAETVERLDRARRVEISEYASAQTVRRQLGARLGQLMDGIDYLLLPTCPCTAPRVDQATLGIGTWQGTVREALMTYTAPFNLAGFPAISIPLPCPSADGRLPAALQIVARPGNDGGLLQIALELECLLANSAE, from the coding sequence GTGAGCGCGCGCATTGCGGGTTTGCCTGAAGCGCTGCAAGCTTTGGCCAGCGGACGAATCAGCGCATCGGCATTGACCCGGCAAGCCTTGGACATCGCCCAAGCCGGCCAGTCGACACTCAATGCATTCGCTAACATTGCCCACGACTCGGCGTTGCAAGCCGCTGCGTACAGCGATCGACGTTATGCCGCAGGCTGCCCACGGCCGCTGGAAGGCTTGCCGATCGGCATCAAGGACTTGATCGATACCCAAGGCCTGGAAACGCGTTATGGCTCGGCCGCCTATCGGGGTCACGTGCCATCGGCCCACGCGCAGGTGGTGCAATCGTTGGTAGGCCAGGGCGCAATCATCATCGGCAAGACCACCACCCATGAATTCGCCTGGGGGGTCACCACGGCCAGCCGTGAGTTCGGCAACACCCTCAATCCGCTCGATACCCGCTGCATTCCCGGTGGCTCGAGCGGTGGTGCGGCGGCGGCGATCGCCTGCGGCGCCATCGCCGCGGGCCTGGGCACCGACACCGGTGGCTCAGTGCGAATTCCGGCGGCGCTGTGTGGTGTGACCGGCTTCAAACCGACTTACGGCAGGTTTCCCACCGAAGGCATTTTTCCCCTGGCGCCCAGCCTGGATCATCCGGGGCTGCTCGGCGCTGGCGTGGCCGACGTCGTGCTGTTGGCGAGGGCCCTGGGCATTGCACTGCCCGATGCCACATCCTCGGTAATGCCGCGCTTTGGTGTGATCCGCCAGATCGATCCGGTTCCTTTAAGTACAGAAGTCGCTGAAGCCTTCGAGCGGGCCGTAAGTAGTCTTGCCCGGGTTCATGAGTGCGTCGAAGTCGATTCCGCCGGCCTGTTCGACGGTGCGTTCCAGGCCTTCGCCAACATTGTCCTGACCGAGGGCGCTGTGACGCACTTTTCGCGGCATGACTGGGACTTCATCAACCACCACTATGGCGCAGAGACCGTCGAACGGCTTGATCGGGCCAGGCGTGTGGAGATAAGCGAATACGCGAGCGCGCAGACAGTACGCCGACAACTCGGCGCAAGGCTCGGCCAGCTCATGGACGGCATTGACTATCTGCTACTACCCACCTGCCCCTGTACCGCGCCGCGCGTGGATCAAGCCACCCTGGGCATCGGCACCTGGCAAGGCACGGTTCGCGAAGCGCTGATGACCTACACCGCGCCGTTCAATCTTGCTGGTTTTCCGGCCATCTCGATTCCATTGCCCTGCCCGTCTGCGGACGGCCGCCTGCCTGCGGCGCTGCAAATAGTTGCTCGGCCCGGGAACGATGGTGGCTTGCTTCAGATTGCACTGGAATTGGAATGCCTGCTGGCAAACTCTGCTGAATGA
- the wrbA gene encoding NAD(P)H:quinone oxidoreductase: MSKPKVLIVFYSRTRSTEILANAIAEGALAQGAEVRLRRARELVGSEVMLQVPGWFDSAQTMNAKYEKPTEADAEWADAIIFGTPTRFGSIASELKAYIDSLGGLWFAGKLNGKAGSVFGSTSSKHGGNESTLLSIYAPMAHLGLIIVPLGYADPSMFKAGTPYGATHVSVLDTLMPDEEHLAVARYQGRRVASVARSLRCVQAVSEVA, encoded by the coding sequence ATGTCAAAACCAAAAGTCCTGATCGTGTTCTATTCGCGCACCCGTTCCACCGAAATCCTCGCCAACGCCATTGCTGAAGGCGCGTTGGCACAAGGCGCCGAGGTGCGTCTGCGCCGGGCCCGGGAGCTGGTCGGCAGCGAAGTCATGCTGCAAGTTCCGGGTTGGTTCGACAGCGCGCAAACCATGAACGCAAAGTACGAGAAACCCACCGAGGCCGATGCGGAGTGGGCCGACGCGATCATTTTCGGGACGCCAACCCGGTTTGGTTCGATCGCTTCGGAGCTCAAGGCCTACATCGACAGCCTCGGCGGCCTGTGGTTTGCCGGCAAGCTCAACGGCAAGGCGGGTTCGGTGTTTGGCTCGACCTCCTCGAAGCACGGCGGCAACGAATCGACCTTGCTGTCGATCTACGCGCCGATGGCTCACCTGGGGCTGATTATCGTGCCGCTTGGATATGCCGACCCTTCGATGTTCAAGGCCGGTACGCCGTATGGCGCGACCCATGTGTCGGTGCTCGACACCTTGATGCCCGATGAAGAGCATTTGGCCGTCGCCCGGTACCAGGGGCGCAGAGTCGCGTCGGTGGCCCGGTCATTGCGCTGTGTGCAAGCAGTCAGCGAAGTGGCCTGA